The following are encoded in a window of Armatimonas rosea genomic DNA:
- a CDS encoding antibiotic biosynthesis monooxygenase produces the protein MYVVCVPIRIKPGMSDAFIDLIRQNHEGSVQEPGCARFDVLRQAGPVPDGEPESFFLYEVYHSEDDFKAHQQTPHYFAFRDAVEALQFEPRKSTRYHSVFPEPWS, from the coding sequence ATGTACGTTGTCTGTGTCCCGATCCGAATCAAGCCGGGAATGAGTGATGCCTTTATCGACCTCATCCGCCAGAACCACGAGGGCTCGGTGCAGGAGCCGGGCTGTGCGCGCTTCGATGTCCTGCGCCAGGCCGGGCCCGTGCCCGACGGTGAGCCGGAGAGCTTCTTTCTCTACGAGGTCTACCACTCCGAGGACGACTTCAAGGCCCACCAGCAGACCCCGCACTACTTCGCCTTCCGCGATGCCGTGGAGGCTCTCCAGTTCGAGCCCCGCAAGAGCACGCGCTACCACTCGGTCTTCCCTGAACCTTGGAGCTAA